TTAGCGTTAACGAGGCCGAATCGAGTTCACTTGCGTTGCGGCTCGCACCTTCGCAGTTACGGGGCTTCGTACAGAAGATTACTCCGATGCACGCCCGGCTGCTACATAGTCAAACAGACAATTACTATGGTAAGCTCCTTTCAGCTTACGAGATTGGCCAGACTTAGCCTGGCGCACCGAATGAACGCAAATGGACGCGAATAACTTCCAGTATGAGCAGCCAGTAAGAGGGCTTACCACAGATGAACGCAGATTCACGCAGATGAATACAGGGGAGCGGGGGTACGGAAAAGAGAGAAAAACATGCCCCTCGCCAAGGCGCAAAGCCGCCAGGGAAAGGCAGGAGGATAAAGCCGCAGAGGGGATATAACCCTCACGGCAGCAAGCCGACCGGAGTTGATCTACGATTACTACGGGTTTCCGGCCGAATCCTACCAGGTTGAATACCCTGCCGCCGGTGAACCGCTTCTGGCGCGAACAATAGCGCAGCAACTGGAAAAAAACGGCATTGAAGCAACCCTTCACGCGTCGAGGGGTTTTGATCACGGCATCCTTGTGTTGTTGTGCGCGCTATGGCCGCCTCGACGCACTCCATATCTCGCGCCTGAGAGATATGGAGTGCGACTTTCCTTTCTTATTTCAAAAAAAATGATATAACCTCTTGGAAGGCTTCCATAAATCGCAGTCGCGAGATAAGAAAGGCAAAGCCATGCGCAGTGGCCAATTTAAAAAAATGCCCGTTGGTTACACGGCTTTTTTCCCCGCCCCTCTCCCGCCGGTTCCGCAGATCAGCCTGGAAGGTGATCTTGCTCTGTTGCTTTCCGAAGCGGATCGCGCCTTGGGGGCGCTGAATGTCGTTGTCACGGTTCTGCCCAATCCCGATCTGCTGGTCGGGATGTTTATACAGAAAGAAGCACTGCTCAGTTCCCAGATCGAGGGAACGCAATCGTCGCTGGTTGACGTACTGGGTGCGGATGAAGACCATGTTCCGACTGCGGACGTAGGCGAAGTCATCAATTATGTCAAGGCCATGCGCCATGGATTGAAACGACTCCAGGAGGATGATTTCCCCATGTCGCTGCGCTTGATCCGGGAAATTCACGGGGTGCTGATGCAGCAGGTGCGGGGAGGAAACCCCAATCTGACCCCAGGGGAATTCCGCCGCATGCAGAACTGGATCGGTGGGACCAGCCCCGCCAACGCCCGATTTGTTCCGCCGCCCGTCGAGGCCATGCACGATGCGCTGGCGGCTTTCGAGCGGTACCTGCACGAGGACGACGCCCTGCCGCCGCTGATCCGCTGTGGCTTGCTCCATTACCAGTTTGAAACCATCCACCCGTTCAACGACGGCAATGGCCGGGTAGGGCGTCTGCTGATTACACTTTATCTGGTCTGGAAGGGGATTCTCGATGAGCCGATGCTCTATCTGAGCGCCTATCTGAAGACCCATCAACAGGAATATTACGATCGCCTGACCCAGGTCAGGGTGGAAGGTAACTTCGAGGCCTGGATCCGTTTTTTCCTCGAAGGAATTCGTGACGTCTCCCTGATGGTGTTGCAGACGACCAAAAGGATTCAGCTTCTCGAAAGGGAGGATTCGGATCGTCTGGTGGCTCATGGAGAAGGATCTTATGGTCTCACCCTGCTGCGTGGTTTGATGCGCCAGCCTGTGGTCATGGTCAATGACGTCGCCCGCATGGTCGGTGTCAGTTACACCAAGGCCAATGCCTTGATCGCCACCTGCGAAGATCTCGGCATCTTGCGCCAACGGGGAACCGGAAAGAGAAACCGGAAGTTTATCTACCATGCCTACGTGGAGATTTTGAGTGAGGGGACGGAACTGATTTCGGGTGTTGATGGATAAATTGGTGGCGGGATTCAGGGAGCGTTGGTCGGGGGAGGGTTTGTGAGGAAGCAGAGTTTGGCCCGGCTGATATAAATTTGCTGTGGAACGCCAGCTCCTTAAGCCGCCAAGAAAAGGCAAGAGGATAAAACCGCAGATGTTTTTTACCGCGAATGAACGCAAATGGACGCGAATAACTTCTAGAATAAACAGCCTGTAAGAGGGCTTACCACAGATGAACGCAGATTCACGCAGATGAATGCAGGAGAGCGAAGGCACGGAAAAAGAGAGAAAGACATACCTCTCGCCAAGTCGCAAAGTCGCCAAGGAAAGGCAGGAAGACTAGCTACGGGTCGGACCCGTCAATAATTCTGGCACATAAAACCGATCTGAACGCAGAGCGTTTAAATGAGACGCTCCAAGTATAGAATCACGCATCTGTCAATTCCATGGAAGTTAATGGTATTCCTGTAACATTTATTCTGATACCATACGGACTGAATCAACTGGCGTGGCAATGCAGAGCTTCAGCAGTACGGTTTTTCCAATTGTGGATTTGACGGAGAAACTGGCCCGGATAAAAACCTGACAGTAAAGCACGGTTTATGAAAGAGTTACAGGGCGCGCAGTCTGGCGGGAATTTTTATCCGTCACTTTGTACGGTTTTCGAAAAAGTGCATAGCGTCACTTTTGACGCCTAAATATAGTTAGATTGGCGCTGCGCGCGCGGAGAAATAATAGGGAGATAGAATATGAAAGAGATTGCTCGCTTTAACACAAGAATAGAAGCAGAAATGTGGTGTGTAGCACTAAAAGAAAAAAATATTCCATATATTCTTCAAGGAAATGATTATGGAGGTGCTAATCCTTTAGTGGGGATGATTAATGGCGTAAAAGTTCTTGTTGCTGATGAAATGATTGATCAAATAGAAAATATTCTCAAGTAGCTAAAGTGTTGGCTTTATCGCTTCACGTGCGGAAATTAAGAAAATCATTAAAAAAGAATTAGTTTTTCAAGAAGAAAAGCAATATTTCATGAAGAAAGAATTTGCTTGTCAAATGGAGAAAAGTTTATTCGAAAAGAAGAAATAAATATGAATGGTTTGACAGGAAGAGAACAAATATTTCAGAAAGAAGAACAGGTCAAGTTCCTTATTTGTCATGATTAGAAGATTTGGTTACGCAAAGATAAATAGAGAATAGATTAGTTTGTCAAAAGGAAGAAATAGTTCAGAAAAAGTAAAGATAAGATTTTTTTCAGAAAGAGAAGAATATTTCTGTCAAAATAATGCAAAAAAAATATAGTAATTGGAATGTAAGATACAGGAAGAAGCAGATTTTTCAGGAATGGATTGGGAAGAAAAAAAGAGAGGATGATAATGAAAACTGAGTTTACAAACTGGATGGTACGCTTCGAAAATAAATCACAAAATACAGCATATCAATATGCTCAATCGATTGATAAAATAAGTCGGCATCATTCTGAAATGACAAAAGAATATTATGATTTATATACGTCTACTGATTTATTGAAAATAAAGGGAATCGCTGTAGAATATGGAATTGGTGGGAAATATTCTGATTTTGGTAATTATGGAAATGGTACAGTTCGTAACGCAATAGCAACATACGTTCGGTTTTTAGAAAAAAAGAATATTGGCAAAGAAATTAATAAAATTGATTCAGATGATATTGAGTTAATGAAAGAAACCAATCAAGCATTAAAAGAAAATAATCTAAATGGAATAAACTTTACATATGAAAGAGATTTACAAAGCTCATTAATACTACAAGCAGAGCAATTATTTCCATCATATAGAATATTTGGGCAGAATAAAGAGGGGATTGAGTATAATATCGAAGGTAAAAGAATAGATCTTTTACTTGAGCATAAAAGTGAAGACAAATTGTTAGTGACTGAACTAAAAGCCGGAGTAGCTGATTTTAAAGTATTTGGGCAAATATCAATGTATCTTGGATTGTTAAGCAAAAAGTATCCAGAAAAAGAAATAAATGGAGTGATTATAGCAAGTGAAATAGATGAATCTTTAATTAATGCAACGTTAACAACAAAACGTATAACATTGAAAACATATAAAATGCAATTAATGCTTGAAGAAATTTAATCTAACGGATAAGGTTAGATTGTGCTCGCAAAGCGAGCCACGATCTGAACCGTTTGTTGGACGGGCCCGGTTATAGAAAATAGCTTTTTTGATCTCATGGTTGTTTAATCAGGTTTTCGAGCCGTTGCGATGCGGAAGAGGTGTCAGGCCTTGCAGATTTGCAACTTCATTGCTCATTAACGGCTGTTTCAGGCGTTTTTCAGGCGCAACTCTCCTATAGCGGCTCGCGCCGCAAGTCAATTTCACAATAATGGTTGTGTTGCGGCTTACATGGACAGAGCCTCCGGCTGTGCTGGCTGGTACAGTATGGCCGGAAGGACTCGTGGCCGTGAAACTCTTGTTGCAATGATTCCCATAGCTGCTCCGCAAACGGGACAAACGATAGATGGCCGTGGTTTTCTGTCGCGCATAAGCAAGCGCCATGGTTTTACTCGCAGTACCACTTGCAGCAGGCGGATCAGCTTTTTACTGCAGGCATGGAGAAACCCATACGATCTTGCTCGCCGGAATCCTCGGGGGAGTACATGGAGCATGAGCAGATAGAGAAAGTACTCGCCCGTGACGGTTCTGGTGCGATTTTCTGCGCTTTTGGCGTGGCGATACTGGAAGGTGACCATGCCGTCCTTGCAGTACAGGATGTCTTGTTCTCTGATAACACCTCGATACAGGTAGCGACCAAGATAGATCAGTGCCTTTTCGCCATTACCTGCATCCTTGCAGTCAACCACCCACTGTTTCGGGCAATCATACGGAACTGGCAGTGTGTTTTCGACGAAACTTTGAAGCAACTTGGCTCGAAACACCCTGGCCAGCGCCTTGTGGCTAAACAGATACTTCCCGGACTTTTCCTTCCACATTCTGGTCTTCAGGTTGATGCTTGCTCCAGGCATGATTACGTGGATAT
This portion of the Desulfurispirillum indicum S5 genome encodes:
- a CDS encoding putative signal transducing protein, which produces MKEIARFNTRIEAEMWCVALKEKNIPYILQGNDYGGANPLVGMINGVKVLVADEMIDQIENILK
- a CDS encoding IS91 family transposase, whose translation is MLLSTIIKEFRKSFLRTYQKNLLPSHIKALESMARCRQAHGPHMVAHCSDHQCAKHVYIPHSCGHRNCPHCQNHESQQWLENQLEKRLPCQYFLITFTLPGQLRDMAWKNQRAVYTLMFTAVQDLLKSFTGNDKKLGGSPGFTAILHTHSRTLDYHPHIHVIMPGASINLKTRMWKEKSGKYLFSHKALARVFRAKLLQSFVENTLPVPYDCPKQWVVDCKDAGNGEKALIYLGRYLYRGVIREQDILYCKDGMVTFQYRHAKSAENRTRTVTGEYFLYLLMLHVLPRGFRRARSYGFLHACSKKLIRLLQVVLRVKPWRLLMRDRKPRPSIVCPVCGAAMGIIATRVSRPRVLPAILYQPAQPEALSM
- a CDS encoding endonuclease NucS domain-containing protein, whose product is MKTEFTNWMVRFENKSQNTAYQYAQSIDKISRHHSEMTKEYYDLYTSTDLLKIKGIAVEYGIGGKYSDFGNYGNGTVRNAIATYVRFLEKKNIGKEINKIDSDDIELMKETNQALKENNLNGINFTYERDLQSSLILQAEQLFPSYRIFGQNKEGIEYNIEGKRIDLLLEHKSEDKLLVTELKAGVADFKVFGQISMYLGLLSKKYPEKEINGVIIASEIDESLINATLTTKRITLKTYKMQLMLEEI
- a CDS encoding Fic family protein; the protein is MEGFHKSQSRDKKGKAMRSGQFKKMPVGYTAFFPAPLPPVPQISLEGDLALLLSEADRALGALNVVVTVLPNPDLLVGMFIQKEALLSSQIEGTQSSLVDVLGADEDHVPTADVGEVINYVKAMRHGLKRLQEDDFPMSLRLIREIHGVLMQQVRGGNPNLTPGEFRRMQNWIGGTSPANARFVPPPVEAMHDALAAFERYLHEDDALPPLIRCGLLHYQFETIHPFNDGNGRVGRLLITLYLVWKGILDEPMLYLSAYLKTHQQEYYDRLTQVRVEGNFEAWIRFFLEGIRDVSLMVLQTTKRIQLLEREDSDRLVAHGEGSYGLTLLRGLMRQPVVMVNDVARMVGVSYTKANALIATCEDLGILRQRGTGKRNRKFIYHAYVEILSEGTELISGVDG